A stretch of the Syntrophorhabdus sp. genome encodes the following:
- a CDS encoding radical SAM protein, giving the protein MQADLSMLTPCVVCPRRCGVDRLAGERGFCGAGRDVLVAHIGPHFGEEPPISGTRGSGNIFFSFCNLRCVFCQNYQISHEGQGSPVTLDELVEMFFSLEAMGCHNVNLVSPTPYVPFIAAAVGEAKRRGIGIPFVYNTNGYDSVDALRTLEGLVDIYLPDLKYWGPVVARKLSGAAAHAPYPECARAALIEMKRQVGGLVVEDGIAKRGLLVRHLVLPGGLAGSRPALGWIAENLGKQTWVGLMSQYLPLHRSGEYPILSRRIRQEEYDDVVSFLLSNGMDNVFTQDLESAPLFVPDFGKEQPFGERAGKTRK; this is encoded by the coding sequence ATGCAAGCCGATCTTTCCATGCTGACGCCCTGCGTCGTGTGTCCCCGTCGGTGCGGGGTTGACCGCCTTGCCGGGGAAAGGGGGTTCTGCGGGGCGGGGAGGGATGTCCTTGTGGCCCATATCGGGCCCCATTTCGGGGAGGAGCCGCCCATCTCCGGGACACGGGGGTCGGGGAACATATTCTTCTCCTTCTGCAACCTCCGCTGCGTCTTCTGCCAGAACTACCAGATAAGCCACGAGGGCCAGGGAAGCCCGGTGACCCTTGATGAACTTGTGGAGATGTTCTTTTCCCTCGAGGCGATGGGGTGCCACAACGTCAATCTCGTGAGCCCAACGCCATATGTCCCCTTCATCGCCGCGGCCGTCGGAGAAGCGAAGAGAAGGGGCATCGGCATACCTTTCGTGTACAACACGAACGGCTACGACAGCGTCGACGCCCTTCGCACCCTGGAAGGCCTTGTCGACATCTACCTGCCCGATCTCAAGTACTGGGGCCCCGTCGTCGCTCGAAAGCTCTCCGGCGCGGCAGCTCACGCCCCCTACCCCGAATGCGCCCGCGCGGCGCTTATCGAGATGAAGCGCCAGGTGGGGGGCCTTGTCGTCGAGGACGGCATCGCGAAAAGGGGCCTCCTCGTCCGCCATCTCGTGCTCCCCGGTGGCCTTGCCGGTTCTCGTCCTGCGCTCGGCTGGATCGCCGAAAATCTGGGCAAACAGACCTGGGTGGGTCTCATGTCCCAGTACCTTCCCCTGCACCGCTCCGGCGAGTACCCGATCCTCTCCCGACGGATACGTCAGGAGGAATACGACGACGTCGTTTCCTTCTTATTAAGTAATGGTATGGACAATGTCTTCACCCAGGACCTCGAAAGCGCTCCGCTCTTCGTCCCCGACTTCGGCAAGGAGCAACCCTTCGGCGAACGGGCAGGAAAGACGCGTAAATGA
- a CDS encoding thioesterase family protein yields the protein MKEPGSNDEFLRVINEMFSEKIPFNRLLGLSIESMGPEGVTVSFRMRGELMGHRKRRMVHGGVISSVIDVTGGLVAFMGAQERMDKTLEAKLERFGRVSTIDLRVDFLRPGTGMTFTATARTLRTGNKVAVTRTELTNDTGELIAVGTGSYIVA from the coding sequence ATGAAAGAACCCGGCAGCAACGATGAATTCCTTCGTGTGATCAACGAAATGTTCAGCGAGAAGATCCCTTTCAACAGGTTGCTCGGACTCAGTATAGAATCGATGGGCCCCGAAGGCGTGACGGTGTCCTTTCGGATGCGGGGCGAGCTCATGGGACATCGGAAGCGCCGTATGGTCCATGGCGGCGTGATATCATCCGTCATCGACGTCACCGGAGGGCTCGTCGCCTTCATGGGCGCGCAGGAAAGAATGGACAAAACGCTGGAGGCCAAGCTTGAGAGATTCGGGCGGGTGAGCACCATCGACCTGCGCGTCGACTTCCTCCGCCCCGGCACGGGCATGACCTTCACCGCCACCGCACGGACCCTGAGAACGGGCAACAAGGTCGCCGTGACGAGAACGGAACTGACCAACGACACGGGAGAGCTCATCGCGGTGGGAACGGGATCGTATATAGTGGCGTAA